A section of the Delphinus delphis chromosome 1, mDelDel1.2, whole genome shotgun sequence genome encodes:
- the ELOVL1 gene encoding very long chain fatty acid elongase 1 isoform X1: MRKWQAAWPWGHLSGPAPSEPSTTARLAPTESLARMEAVVNLYQEMMKHADPRIQGYPLMGSPLLMTSILLTYVYFVLSLGPRIMANRKPFQLRSFMVVYNFSLVAFSLYIVYEFLMSGWLSTYTWRCDPVDFSNNPEALRMVRVAWLFLFSKFIELMDTVIFILRKKDGQVTFLHVFHHSVLPWSWWWGVKFAPGGMGSFHAMINSSVHVIMYLYYGLSALGPVAQPYLWWKKHMTAVQLIQFVLVSLHISQYYFMPSCNYQYPIIIHLIWMYGTIFFLLFSNFWYQSYTKGKRLPRVLQQNGAPGTAKVKAN, translated from the exons ATGAGGAAGTGGCAGGCAGCCTGGCCCTGGGGACACCTCTCCGGCCCTGCTCCTTCCGAGCCCTCCACGACTGCCCGCCTGGCCCCCACTG AGTCCTTAGCCAGGATGGAGGCTGTTGTGAACTTGTACCAGGAGATGATGAAGCATGCAG ATCCCCGGATCCAGGGCTACCCTCTGATGGGGTCCCCCCTGCTAATGACCTCTATCCTCCTGACCTACGTGTACTTCGTTCTTTCACTTGGGCCTCGCATCATGGCCAATCGGAAGCCCTTCCAGCTCCGCAGCTTCATGGTTGTCTACAACTTCTCACTGGTGGCATTTTCCCTCTACATCGTCTATGAG TTCCTGATGTCTGGCTGGCTGAGTACCTACACCTGGCGCTGCGACCCAGTGGACTTTTCCAACAACCCGGAGGCACTGAGG ATGGTCCGAGTGGCCTGGCTCTTCCTGTTCTCCAAGTTCATTGAGCTGATGGACACG GTGATCTTTATTCTCCGGAAGAAAGATGGACAGGTGACCTTCCTACATGTCTTCCACCACTCAGTGCTTCCCTGGAGCTGGTGGTGGGGGGTAAAATTTGCTCCAG GAGGAATGGGCTCTTTCCACGCCATGATCAACTCCTCTGTGCACGTCATCATGTACCTGTACTACGGATTGTCTGCCCTTGGCCCTGTGGCTCAGCCCTACCTTTGGTGGAAAAAGCACATGACAGCTGTCCAGCTG ATCCAGTTTGTCCTGGTCTCGCTGCACATCTCCCAGTACTACTTCATGCCCAGCTGTAACTACCAGTATCCAATCATCATCCACCTCATCTGGATGTACGGCACCATCTTCTTCTTGCTCTTCTCCAATTTCTGGTATCAGTCTTACACCAAAGGCAAGCGGCTGCCCCGTGTACTTCAGCAAAATGGAGCTCCAGGTACTGCCAAAGTCAAGGCTAACTGA
- the ELOVL1 gene encoding very long chain fatty acid elongase 1 isoform X2: MEAVVNLYQEMMKHADPRIQGYPLMGSPLLMTSILLTYVYFVLSLGPRIMANRKPFQLRSFMVVYNFSLVAFSLYIVYEFLMSGWLSTYTWRCDPVDFSNNPEALRMVRVAWLFLFSKFIELMDTVIFILRKKDGQVTFLHVFHHSVLPWSWWWGVKFAPGGMGSFHAMINSSVHVIMYLYYGLSALGPVAQPYLWWKKHMTAVQLIQFVLVSLHISQYYFMPSCNYQYPIIIHLIWMYGTIFFLLFSNFWYQSYTKGKRLPRVLQQNGAPGTAKVKAN, translated from the exons ATGGAGGCTGTTGTGAACTTGTACCAGGAGATGATGAAGCATGCAG ATCCCCGGATCCAGGGCTACCCTCTGATGGGGTCCCCCCTGCTAATGACCTCTATCCTCCTGACCTACGTGTACTTCGTTCTTTCACTTGGGCCTCGCATCATGGCCAATCGGAAGCCCTTCCAGCTCCGCAGCTTCATGGTTGTCTACAACTTCTCACTGGTGGCATTTTCCCTCTACATCGTCTATGAG TTCCTGATGTCTGGCTGGCTGAGTACCTACACCTGGCGCTGCGACCCAGTGGACTTTTCCAACAACCCGGAGGCACTGAGG ATGGTCCGAGTGGCCTGGCTCTTCCTGTTCTCCAAGTTCATTGAGCTGATGGACACG GTGATCTTTATTCTCCGGAAGAAAGATGGACAGGTGACCTTCCTACATGTCTTCCACCACTCAGTGCTTCCCTGGAGCTGGTGGTGGGGGGTAAAATTTGCTCCAG GAGGAATGGGCTCTTTCCACGCCATGATCAACTCCTCTGTGCACGTCATCATGTACCTGTACTACGGATTGTCTGCCCTTGGCCCTGTGGCTCAGCCCTACCTTTGGTGGAAAAAGCACATGACAGCTGTCCAGCTG ATCCAGTTTGTCCTGGTCTCGCTGCACATCTCCCAGTACTACTTCATGCCCAGCTGTAACTACCAGTATCCAATCATCATCCACCTCATCTGGATGTACGGCACCATCTTCTTCTTGCTCTTCTCCAATTTCTGGTATCAGTCTTACACCAAAGGCAAGCGGCTGCCCCGTGTACTTCAGCAAAATGGAGCTCCAGGTACTGCCAAAGTCAAGGCTAACTGA